The proteins below come from a single Mytilus edulis chromosome 5, xbMytEdul2.2, whole genome shotgun sequence genomic window:
- the LOC139524242 gene encoding uncharacterized protein isoform X1, whose protein sequence is MRNKENMFNLILFLFSGILWKIGDCVISWEVTHHKDNSNGYTWEEADTICKENGKVLAVVDSQEKWEKLKYVITGGNRYTAPADVYIGLQFTESINNFTWSNGVQASWTKWYDNEPYFTDTRHCVRLDVYTDYSFRTCDCSYKHHFACSYEVYIPDPVVQDLVTSTPAVYTSSSGINSDMIVGMSVGFGIFLGIGIIICILCRCCCNFQQEKKYAENSKSSKQIIPTRLQAQKQFEICMSQMEGVDYSRAKSSAAASVSYSRNQNHDNVFDVDDHPSNVIDIAPYSDMSQYDRDDSMSLNDSSSPSNKSTDYMHFM, encoded by the exons ATGAGAAATAAAGAAAACATGTtcaatttaatattatttctATTCTCTGGAATACTTTGGAAAATAGGAG ACTGTGTTATCAGTTGGGAGGTGACCCACCATAAGGACAACTCCAATGGGTACACTTGGGAGGAAGCAGATACAATATGTAAAGAAAACGGGAAAGTGTTAGCTGTTGTTGATTCACAGGAAAAATGGGAAAAGCTTAAATATGTTATAACAGGTGGAAACag ATACACCGCACCTGCCGATGTATACATTGGTTTACAATTTACCGAAAGCATAAACAACTTTACATGGAGCAATGGAGTTCAAGCTTCATGGACAAAATGGTATGACAACGAACCATACTTTACTGATACAAGGCATTGCGTTAGGTTAGATGTTTATACAGATTATTCCTTTAGAACATGTGACTGTTCATACAAGCATCATTTTGCTTGTTCTTATGAAG TATATATACCAGATCCTGTAGTGCAAG atcttGTTACATCCACACCAGCAGTATACACG AGCTCATCTGGTATCAACTCGGACATGATTGTCGGGATGTCAGTTGGATTCGGAATATTTTTAGGTATTGGAATAATTATTTGCATACTTTGTCGATGTTGCTGTAATTTCCAACAGGAGAAAAAGTATGCTGAAAATTCCAAGTCAAGCAAACAAATCATACCAACCAGATTACAAGCACAAAAGCAGTTTGAAATTTGCATGAGTCAGATGGAAGGCGTTGATTATTCCCGCGCAAAATCTAGTGCAGCAGCCTCGGTTTCATACAGCAGAAATCAGAACCATGATAACGTGTTCGATGTCGACGATCACCCGTCAAATGTTATTGATATTGCACCCTACAGTGACATGTCAC
- the LOC139524242 gene encoding uncharacterized protein isoform X2, with the protein MRNKENMFNLILFLFSGILWKIGDCVISWEVTHHKDNSNGYTWEEADTICKENGKVLAVVDSQEKWEKLKYVITGGNRYTAPADVYIGLQFTESINNFTWSNGVQASWTKWYDNEPYFTDTRHCVRLDVYTDYSFRTCDCSYKHHFACSYEDLVTSTPAVYTSSSGINSDMIVGMSVGFGIFLGIGIIICILCRCCCNFQQEKKYAENSKSSKQIIPTRLQAQKQFEICMSQMEGVDYSRAKSSAAASVSYSRNQNHDNVFDVDDHPSNVIDIAPYSDMSQYDRDDSMSLNDSSSPSNKSTDYMHFM; encoded by the exons ATGAGAAATAAAGAAAACATGTtcaatttaatattatttctATTCTCTGGAATACTTTGGAAAATAGGAG ACTGTGTTATCAGTTGGGAGGTGACCCACCATAAGGACAACTCCAATGGGTACACTTGGGAGGAAGCAGATACAATATGTAAAGAAAACGGGAAAGTGTTAGCTGTTGTTGATTCACAGGAAAAATGGGAAAAGCTTAAATATGTTATAACAGGTGGAAACag ATACACCGCACCTGCCGATGTATACATTGGTTTACAATTTACCGAAAGCATAAACAACTTTACATGGAGCAATGGAGTTCAAGCTTCATGGACAAAATGGTATGACAACGAACCATACTTTACTGATACAAGGCATTGCGTTAGGTTAGATGTTTATACAGATTATTCCTTTAGAACATGTGACTGTTCATACAAGCATCATTTTGCTTGTTCTTATGAAG atcttGTTACATCCACACCAGCAGTATACACG AGCTCATCTGGTATCAACTCGGACATGATTGTCGGGATGTCAGTTGGATTCGGAATATTTTTAGGTATTGGAATAATTATTTGCATACTTTGTCGATGTTGCTGTAATTTCCAACAGGAGAAAAAGTATGCTGAAAATTCCAAGTCAAGCAAACAAATCATACCAACCAGATTACAAGCACAAAAGCAGTTTGAAATTTGCATGAGTCAGATGGAAGGCGTTGATTATTCCCGCGCAAAATCTAGTGCAGCAGCCTCGGTTTCATACAGCAGAAATCAGAACCATGATAACGTGTTCGATGTCGACGATCACCCGTCAAATGTTATTGATATTGCACCCTACAGTGACATGTCAC